The following proteins come from a genomic window of Motilibacter peucedani:
- a CDS encoding GGDEF domain-containing protein, with translation MNATRHLAPRDLASATRSSIVFASVGGLLLGGLNLFVADFGANAAGRLATWAVVAVLAAITAVLALAPHRLPLLFWATVPSMVVAVGLVLDLLTRDSSAAGQIFLCWPVLFAAYELRPRVALAVLVEVLLADAVIVFSLRPAGAAASDLFSVGTTLSVFCLLLVRARERESRLVGELRRQVEVDDLTGLATRRALDQAMRTAVGTGSTHETVSLVLADVDHFKAVNDTWGHPAGDAVLQHVARLLREQFGSRGLTARLGGDELAVLVPGRSARTAAYVAEAFRLQLAEEPATVDGRVVTATVSVGVAELALADSVEADELYRRADEALYAAKRAGRDRVWCARPDGDVTAGQQDVSAPQGADAPQGADAAREAAAERRSPRRAWAGATDASSTEPSPRPLAGGRRAG, from the coding sequence ATGAACGCGACGAGGCACCTGGCGCCTCGTGACCTGGCCAGCGCCACCCGCTCGAGCATCGTGTTCGCCTCCGTGGGAGGCCTGCTGCTCGGCGGGCTGAACCTGTTCGTCGCCGACTTCGGCGCCAACGCTGCCGGACGGCTCGCGACCTGGGCCGTCGTCGCCGTGCTCGCCGCCATCACCGCCGTGCTCGCCCTGGCACCGCACCGGCTCCCGCTGCTCTTCTGGGCCACCGTGCCCTCGATGGTCGTGGCCGTCGGCCTCGTGCTCGACCTGCTGACGCGCGACTCGAGCGCGGCCGGGCAGATCTTCCTGTGCTGGCCCGTGCTCTTCGCGGCCTACGAGCTGCGCCCGCGCGTCGCCCTGGCGGTGCTCGTCGAGGTGCTCCTCGCCGACGCCGTCATCGTCTTCAGCCTGCGCCCGGCCGGCGCGGCAGCCAGCGACCTGTTCTCGGTCGGCACCACGTTGTCGGTCTTCTGCCTGCTGCTGGTGCGCGCCCGCGAGCGAGAGTCCCGCCTCGTGGGCGAGCTGCGCCGGCAGGTCGAGGTCGACGACCTGACGGGCCTCGCGACCCGGCGAGCCCTCGACCAGGCGATGCGCACCGCGGTCGGCACGGGGTCGACGCACGAGACCGTCTCGCTCGTGCTGGCCGACGTCGACCACTTCAAGGCGGTCAACGACACATGGGGCCACCCGGCCGGCGACGCGGTGCTGCAGCACGTCGCCCGGCTGCTGCGCGAGCAGTTCGGCTCCCGCGGGCTGACGGCCCGGCTCGGCGGCGACGAGCTGGCGGTGCTGGTGCCGGGACGCAGCGCGCGCACCGCTGCGTACGTGGCGGAGGCCTTCCGCCTGCAGCTCGCCGAGGAGCCGGCGACCGTCGACGGCCGAGTCGTCACGGCGACGGTGAGCGTCGGCGTCGCCGAGCTCGCGCTCGCCGACTCCGTCGAGGCCGACGAGCTCTACCGTCGCGCCGACGAGGCGCTCTACGCGGCCAAGCGGGCGGGACGCGACCGGGTGTGGTGCGCGCGGCCCGACGGCGACGTGACGGCCGGGCAGCAGGACGTCAGCGCCCCGCAGGGCGCTGACGCCCCGCAGGGCGCCGACGCAGCGCGAGAAGCTGCTGCCGAGCGCCGGAGCCCGCGACGGGCCTGGGCCGGCGCCACCGACGCGTCCTCGACGGAGCCGTCACCGCGTCCGCTGGCCGGTGGCCGGCGCGCCGGCTGA
- the qcrB gene encoding cytochrome bc1 complex cytochrome b subunit produces the protein MTVTINSAANASGRYLDERLGLAKIVKKNIRKVFPDHWSFMLGEIVLYSFIILLLTGTWLTLFFNPSMTEVAYNGPYVPLKDVHMSEAYASTLKISFEIRGGLIMRHLHHWAALVFIAGMVVHAFRTFFTGAFRKPREFNWLLGIGLLTLGLVEGFAGYSLPDDLLSGTGLRIADGVVKSIPVVGTYVSFFMFGGEFPGEDLIPRLYMVHILLIPALILGLIGAHLALVVFHKHTQYPGAGRTNNNVVGFPLLPVYAAKAGGFFFVVFGVLAFISAVAPINPVWLFGPYNPSEVSAGSQPDWYIGFLEGSLRLMPNLETRLWGHTLSWNVLIPSLVIPGVMFMVFAIYPFLEAWVTGDRTEHHILDRPRNQPVRTGLGVLFITSYAILWLAGGNDILAITFGLSINSITWFFRFFFFIGPPLAFWITKRACLGLQRRDREKVLHGRETGILMQLPHGEFVEVHEPISVEERWRLVQHEVQRPIEAPSSTDRNGVARRFAVGGKARAKLSSWFYEDRVEPPTPTEVRELEAGHH, from the coding sequence ATGACGGTCACGATCAACTCGGCGGCCAACGCGAGCGGCCGCTACCTCGACGAGCGCCTTGGCCTGGCCAAGATCGTCAAGAAGAACATCCGCAAGGTCTTCCCCGACCACTGGTCGTTCATGTTGGGCGAGATCGTGCTCTACAGCTTCATCATCCTGCTGCTCACGGGCACCTGGCTGACGCTGTTCTTCAACCCCTCGATGACCGAGGTGGCCTACAACGGCCCGTACGTCCCGCTCAAGGACGTGCACATGTCCGAGGCCTACGCGTCGACGCTGAAGATCTCGTTCGAGATCCGCGGCGGGCTGATCATGCGCCACCTGCACCACTGGGCGGCGCTGGTCTTCATCGCCGGCATGGTCGTCCACGCCTTCCGCACGTTCTTCACGGGCGCGTTCCGCAAGCCGCGCGAGTTCAACTGGCTGCTGGGCATCGGCCTGCTGACCCTCGGCCTGGTCGAGGGCTTCGCCGGCTACTCGCTGCCCGACGACCTGCTCTCGGGCACCGGCCTGCGCATCGCCGACGGCGTCGTGAAGTCGATCCCGGTGGTCGGCACCTACGTCTCGTTCTTCATGTTCGGCGGCGAGTTCCCGGGCGAGGACCTCATCCCCCGCCTCTACATGGTCCACATCCTGCTGATCCCGGCTCTGATCCTCGGCCTGATCGGCGCCCACCTGGCGCTCGTGGTGTTCCACAAGCACACGCAGTACCCCGGCGCCGGGCGCACCAACAACAACGTGGTCGGCTTCCCGCTGCTGCCGGTCTACGCGGCGAAGGCCGGCGGCTTCTTCTTCGTGGTGTTCGGCGTCCTCGCCTTCATCTCGGCGGTCGCCCCGATCAACCCGGTGTGGCTGTTCGGCCCCTACAACCCCTCCGAGGTCAGCGCAGGTTCGCAGCCGGACTGGTACATCGGCTTCCTCGAGGGGTCGCTGCGCCTGATGCCCAACCTCGAGACGCGGCTGTGGGGCCACACGCTCTCGTGGAACGTGCTCATACCCTCGCTGGTCATCCCCGGCGTGATGTTCATGGTCTTCGCGATCTACCCGTTCCTCGAGGCCTGGGTGACTGGCGACCGCACCGAGCACCACATCCTCGACCGTCCGCGCAACCAGCCGGTCCGCACCGGCCTGGGCGTCCTGTTCATCACGAGCTACGCCATCCTGTGGCTCGCCGGTGGCAACGACATCCTGGCCATCACGTTCGGGCTGTCGATCAACTCGATCACGTGGTTCTTCCGCTTCTTCTTCTTCATCGGCCCGCCGCTCGCCTTCTGGATCACCAAGCGCGCCTGCCTCGGCCTGCAGCGCCGTGACCGCGAGAAGGTGCTGCACGGTCGCGAGACCGGCATCCTCATGCAGCTGCCCCACGGCGAGTTCGTCGAGGTGCACGAGCCGATCAGCGTCGAGGAGCGCTGGCGCCTGGTCCAGCACGAGGTGCAGCGCCCGATCGAGGCGCCGAGCTCGACCGACCGCAACGGCGTCGCCCGACGGTTCGCGGTCGGCGGCAAGGCCCGTGCGAAGCTCTCCAGCTGGTTCTACGAGGACCGGGTCGAGCCGCCCACGCCCACCGAGGTCCGCGAGCTCGAGGCCGGCCACCACTAG
- the qcrA gene encoding cytochrome bc1 complex Rieske iron-sulfur subunit, which translates to MSTHDTDSSGSLERRDGAGQLEERFTDPGLPAHVHRSTDIDPKAAARAERQVSLLFLLSLVGTVVFVVGYFAFYLPDGDNYRKSTLTLGLGMALALFSIGAGAIQWAKKLMSDEEMVEIRKPIRSTDEDRQGAARVLREGGEAAGFLPRRKMIWASLTAATGAAGLMAVIPLKDLWTRNRGESPVDQISHTKWDKGVRLVRDPTGEPLRAEDVPIGGVVHVVPGIFKKPSQEPNVDTAGGQTGTGGEEQADGELDLTLNDRAKAAVLVMRLAPGDVEPDAAREGWDYDGIYAYSKICTHVGCPVGLYEQQTHHLLCPCHQSTFDATRHCKVIFGPAARPLPQLAITVDSDGYLVAQSDFHEPVGPSFWERG; encoded by the coding sequence ATGAGCACCCACGACACCGACAGCTCCGGCTCGCTCGAGCGCCGCGACGGCGCGGGCCAGCTCGAGGAGCGGTTCACCGACCCGGGCCTGCCCGCCCACGTGCACCGGTCCACCGACATCGACCCGAAGGCCGCCGCGCGCGCGGAGCGCCAGGTCAGCCTGCTGTTCCTGCTCTCCCTCGTCGGCACGGTCGTCTTCGTCGTCGGCTACTTCGCCTTCTACCTGCCCGACGGCGACAACTACCGCAAGTCGACGCTGACGCTGGGCCTCGGCATGGCGCTGGCGCTGTTCTCCATCGGCGCGGGCGCCATCCAGTGGGCCAAGAAGCTCATGTCCGACGAAGAGATGGTGGAGATCCGCAAGCCCATCCGCTCGACCGACGAGGACCGCCAGGGCGCCGCGCGCGTCCTGCGCGAGGGCGGCGAGGCAGCGGGCTTCCTCCCCCGGCGCAAGATGATCTGGGCGAGCCTGACGGCCGCCACCGGCGCCGCGGGCCTCATGGCGGTCATCCCGCTCAAGGACCTCTGGACCCGCAACCGCGGCGAGAGCCCGGTCGACCAGATCTCGCACACCAAGTGGGACAAGGGCGTCCGCCTCGTGCGCGACCCCACCGGCGAGCCGCTGCGCGCCGAGGACGTCCCGATCGGCGGCGTCGTCCACGTGGTCCCCGGCATCTTCAAGAAGCCGAGCCAGGAGCCCAACGTCGACACAGCCGGCGGGCAGACCGGCACCGGCGGCGAGGAGCAGGCCGACGGCGAGCTCGACCTCACGCTCAACGACCGCGCCAAGGCCGCGGTGCTCGTCATGCGCCTGGCCCCCGGTGACGTCGAGCCCGACGCCGCGCGCGAGGGCTGGGACTACGACGGCATCTACGCCTACTCCAAGATCTGCACGCACGTCGGCTGCCCGGTGGGCCTCTACGAGCAGCAGACCCACCACCTGCTCTGCCCGTGCCACCAGTCGACCTTCGACGCCACGCGCCACTGCAAGGTGATCTTCGGGCCGGCCGCCCGCCCGCTGCCTCAACTCGCGATCACCGTGGACTCGGACGGATACTTGGTAGCACAGAGCGACTTCCACGAGCCCGTGGGTCCGAGCTTCTGGGAACGAGGCTGA
- the qcrC gene encoding cytochrome bc1 complex diheme cytochrome c subunit, with the protein MTSLSAPAPRTPLRRRPVGTFLLLLVALSLMAGAYAVFAPSTRAATEGVGSADRGRQLFQQNCSTCHGLSAEGSGNGPSLVGVGAASVDFQVGTGRMPLAAPGAQAARGRVLFSQDEINDLAAYVASLGPGPSIPSAADVDPSKANSALGGEIFRTNCSMCHNFAGAGGALTQGKYAPSLLDTSPKHVAEAMLTGPQNMPVFSDAQISPAQKRAIIAYLKASKDTSSPGLTGLGALGPTSEGLFGWIAGLGLLIACAVWLAQKAR; encoded by the coding sequence GTGACCTCCCTCTCCGCACCCGCGCCGCGCACCCCGCTGCGCCGCCGCCCGGTCGGCACGTTCCTCCTGCTGCTCGTCGCCCTGTCGCTGATGGCGGGCGCCTACGCGGTGTTCGCGCCCAGCACCCGGGCGGCCACCGAGGGCGTCGGCAGCGCCGACCGCGGCCGCCAGCTCTTCCAGCAGAACTGCTCCACCTGCCACGGCCTGTCGGCCGAGGGCTCGGGCAACGGGCCGTCGCTGGTCGGCGTGGGCGCCGCCTCGGTCGACTTCCAGGTCGGCACCGGTCGCATGCCGCTCGCCGCGCCCGGGGCCCAGGCCGCCCGCGGCCGCGTGCTGTTCAGCCAGGACGAGATCAACGACCTCGCCGCCTACGTCGCCTCCCTCGGCCCCGGCCCCTCGATCCCGTCGGCGGCCGACGTCGACCCCTCGAAGGCCAACTCGGCCCTCGGCGGCGAGATCTTCCGGACGAACTGCTCGATGTGCCACAACTTCGCGGGTGCCGGCGGTGCGCTGACCCAGGGCAAGTACGCCCCCAGCCTGCTGGACACCTCGCCGAAGCACGTCGCCGAGGCGATGCTCACGGGCCCGCAGAACATGCCGGTGTTCTCCGACGCGCAGATCTCCCCGGCGCAGAAGCGCGCGATCATCGCCTACCTCAAGGCCTCGAAGGACACCTCCTCCCCCGGCCTGACCGGCCTGGGCGCGCTCGGCCCGACGAGCGAGGGCCTGTTCGGCTGGATCGCCGGGCTCGGCCTGCTCATCGCCTGCGCCGTCTGGCTCGCCCAGAAGGCTCGCTGA
- the ctaE gene encoding aa3-type cytochrome oxidase subunit III, with the protein MATAAAVESPVARPPANRPNLVSVGTIVWLSSELMFFAALFAMYFTLRSERGQAFWDDRNSLLNVPFSSVNTTVLVLSSVTCQFGVFAAERGDVKGLRRWFTLTFLMGAFFIGGQVYEYAGLFRDGLSLSSDAYGSIFYLTTGFHGMHVTGGLIAFLLVLGRTFVARRFTHEQATTAIVVSYYWHFVDVVWIGLFATIYLLK; encoded by the coding sequence GTGGCAACGGCAGCAGCGGTCGAGAGTCCAGTCGCACGCCCTCCGGCGAACCGCCCCAACCTGGTGTCCGTGGGCACCATCGTGTGGCTGTCCTCGGAGCTGATGTTCTTCGCGGCGTTGTTCGCGATGTACTTCACGCTCCGGTCGGAGCGGGGCCAGGCGTTCTGGGACGACAGGAACAGCCTCCTCAACGTGCCCTTCTCCTCGGTCAACACGACGGTGCTGGTGCTGTCGTCGGTGACCTGCCAGTTCGGCGTCTTCGCCGCCGAGCGCGGCGACGTCAAGGGCCTGCGCCGGTGGTTCACGCTCACGTTCCTCATGGGCGCGTTCTTCATCGGCGGCCAGGTCTACGAGTACGCCGGGCTCTTCCGCGACGGGCTCTCGCTCTCGTCCGACGCCTACGGCTCGATCTTCTACCTGACGACCGGCTTCCACGGCATGCACGTGACCGGTGGTCTGATCGCCTTCCTGCTCGTGCTGGGGCGCACCTTCGTGGCCCGGCGCTTCACCCACGAGCAGGCGACCACCGCCATCGTCGTCTCCTACTACTGGCACTTCGTCGACGTGGTCTGGATCGGCCTGTTCGCGACGATCTACCTCCTGAAGTGA
- a CDS encoding response regulator, with translation MTEQAAVRVLVYSDDSTVRERVRLALGRRPAKDLPLIDYTECATPPAVIRAVDAGGFDLVVLDGEAVPAGGLGICRQLKDEVFECPPVLVLTGRPQDDWLAAWSRADAAVPHPLDPAALAATAARLLRERLADVAVRS, from the coding sequence GTGACCGAGCAAGCAGCCGTACGGGTGCTCGTCTACAGCGACGACAGCACCGTGCGCGAGCGCGTGAGGCTCGCGCTCGGCCGGCGCCCGGCCAAGGACCTCCCGCTGATCGACTACACCGAGTGCGCGACCCCGCCCGCCGTGATCAGGGCCGTCGACGCCGGGGGCTTCGACCTGGTCGTGCTCGACGGCGAAGCCGTGCCCGCCGGCGGGCTGGGCATCTGCCGCCAGCTCAAGGACGAGGTCTTCGAGTGCCCCCCGGTGCTGGTGCTGACCGGTAGGCCCCAGGACGACTGGCTGGCCGCCTGGTCGCGCGCCGACGCCGCCGTGCCGCACCCCCTCGACCCGGCGGCCCTCGCCGCGACGGCGGCGCGGCTGCTGCGCGAGCGACTGGCCGACGTGGCGGTGCGCTCGTGA
- the trpD gene encoding anthranilate phosphoribosyltransferase: protein MSAAARGQLRTWPVLIGSLLRGEALSSAETAWAMDQVMLGEASPAQVAGFVVALRAKGETPEEITGLVAAMLQHARRVDVPGDAVDTCGTGGDGAHTVNISTMAAVVVAAAGGRVVKHGNRAASSRCGSADLLEALGVVVDLPPEAVAASVEQAGIGFCFAPLFHPALRHAAVPRRELGVPTVFNVLGPLANPAQPSAQAVGVADGRLAGVMARVLADRGTSALVFRGDDGLDELTTTGPSTVWEVCSGEVRESSIVPEDLGVERAPAGALRGGDAAYNAEVAQQVLAGERGPVRDAVLLNAAAALVALDAARGTGEGEELVPRLAAAVARAGDALDSGAATATLARWVEVSAALAG, encoded by the coding sequence GTGAGCGCTGCCGCTCGCGGACAGCTGCGCACGTGGCCCGTCCTGATCGGCTCGCTGCTCCGCGGCGAAGCGCTGAGCTCGGCGGAGACAGCCTGGGCGATGGACCAGGTGATGCTCGGCGAGGCCAGCCCGGCGCAGGTCGCGGGCTTCGTCGTGGCGCTGCGCGCCAAGGGCGAGACGCCCGAGGAGATCACCGGCCTGGTCGCCGCCATGCTGCAGCACGCGCGCCGGGTCGACGTGCCGGGCGACGCCGTCGACACGTGCGGCACCGGCGGCGACGGCGCCCACACCGTCAACATCTCGACCATGGCGGCCGTCGTCGTCGCGGCCGCCGGCGGGCGCGTGGTCAAGCACGGCAACCGCGCGGCGTCCTCGCGGTGCGGGTCCGCCGACCTGCTGGAGGCGCTCGGCGTGGTCGTCGACCTGCCTCCTGAGGCCGTCGCCGCCAGCGTCGAGCAGGCCGGCATCGGCTTCTGCTTCGCGCCGCTGTTCCACCCGGCGCTGCGGCACGCCGCCGTGCCGCGCCGGGAGCTCGGCGTGCCGACCGTCTTCAACGTGCTCGGCCCGCTGGCGAACCCCGCGCAGCCGAGCGCCCAGGCCGTGGGCGTGGCCGACGGCCGGCTCGCCGGTGTCATGGCCCGCGTGCTCGCCGACCGCGGCACCAGCGCCCTGGTCTTCCGCGGCGACGACGGGCTGGACGAGCTGACCACCACCGGGCCCTCGACGGTCTGGGAGGTATGCAGCGGCGAGGTCCGCGAGAGCTCGATCGTCCCCGAGGACCTCGGTGTCGAGCGGGCTCCTGCCGGCGCCCTGCGCGGCGGGGACGCCGCCTACAACGCCGAGGTGGCCCAGCAGGTGCTCGCGGGCGAGCGTGGACCGGTGCGCGACGCGGTGCTGCTCAACGCAGCGGCCGCGCTGGTCGCGCTGGACGCCGCCCGCGGCACGGGCGAGGGCGAGGAGCTGGTGCCCCGCCTGGCTGCGGCCGTGGCGCGGGCGGGCGACGCGCTCGACTCGGGTGCGGCGACCGCGACGCTGGCGCGCTGGGTGGAGGTCAGCGCCGCGCTGGCGGGCTGA